In one Phyllostomus discolor isolate MPI-MPIP mPhyDis1 chromosome 8, mPhyDis1.pri.v3, whole genome shotgun sequence genomic region, the following are encoded:
- the CTSB gene encoding cathepsin B isoform X1, which translates to MWQLLATLSCLAVLTSARSRLEFQSLTDELVNYVNKQNTTWKAGHNFYNVHPSYVKKLCGTKLGGPKLPQRVSLAGDIALPENFDAREQWPQCPTIKEIRDQGSCGSCWAFGAVEAISDRICILSNGLQNVEVSAEDLLTCCGFQCGEGCNGGFPSGAWNFWKKQGLVSGGLYDSHIGCRPYSIPPCEHHVNGSRPPCSGEGGDTPKCSKICEPGYSPSYKEDKHFGCDAYSVPSDEKEIMAEIYKNGPVEAAFSVYTDFLLYKSGVYQHVSGEMVGGHAVRILGWGVENGTPYWLVGNSWNTDWGDNGFFKILRGRDHCGIESEIVAGVPCTEHYSERI; encoded by the exons ACTATGTTAATAAACAGAACACCACCTGGAAG GCCGGACACAACTTCTACAACGTGCACCCGAGCTACGTGAAGAAGCTGTGTGGCACCAAACTGGGCGGGCCCAAGCTGCCCCAGAG AGTTTCGCTCGCTGGGGACATAGCTCTGCCTGAAAACTTCGATGCTCGAGAACAGTGGCCACAGTGCCCAACCATCAAGGAGATCAGAGACCAGGGCTCCTGTGGCTCCTGCTGG GCGTTTGGGGCTGTGGAAGCCATTTCTGACCGGATCTGCATCCTCAGCAATGGGCTTCAAAATGTGGAGGTGTCTGCCGAGGACCTGCTTACCTGCTGTGGCTTCCAGTGTGGGGAAGG CTGTAATGGGGGCTTTCCCTCTGGTGCTTGGAACTTCTGGAAGAAACAAGGCCTGGTCTCCGGGGGCCTCTATGACTCCCATATAG GTTGCAGACCCTACTCCATCCCTCCCTGTGAGCACCACGTGAATGGCTCCCGGCCCCCATGCTCAGGGGAAGGCGGGGACACCCCCAAGTGCAGCAAGATCTGTGAGCCAGGCTACAGCCCATCATACAAAGAAGACAAACACTTCG GATGTGACGCGTACAGCGTCCCCAGTGACGAGAAGGAGATCATGGCAGAGATCTACAAAAATGGCCCAGTGGAGGCAGCCTTCTCCGTGTATACAGACTTCCTGCTGTACAAGTCTG GAGTGTACCAGCATGTCTCTGGAGAAATGGTGGGAGGCCACGCAGTTCGCATCCTGGGCTGGGGAGTGGAGAATGGCACCCCCTACTGGCTGGTTGGCAATTCCTGGAACACCGACTGGGGTGACAATG GCTTCTTTAAAATCCTGAGAGGCCGGGATCATTGTGGAATCGAATCGGAAATTGTGGCTGGGGTCCCATGCACGGAGCACTACTCAGAAAGGATCTAA
- the CTSB gene encoding cathepsin B isoform X2 yields MLENSGHSAQPSRRSETRAPVAPAGCNGGFPSGAWNFWKKQGLVSGGLYDSHIGCRPYSIPPCEHHVNGSRPPCSGEGGDTPKCSKICEPGYSPSYKEDKHFGCDAYSVPSDEKEIMAEIYKNGPVEAAFSVYTDFLLYKSGVYQHVSGEMVGGHAVRILGWGVENGTPYWLVGNSWNTDWGDNGFFKILRGRDHCGIESEIVAGVPCTEHYSERI; encoded by the exons ATGCTCGAGAACAGTGGCCACAGTGCCCAACCATCAAGGAGATCAGAGACCAGGGCTCCTGTGGCTCCTGCTGG CTGTAATGGGGGCTTTCCCTCTGGTGCTTGGAACTTCTGGAAGAAACAAGGCCTGGTCTCCGGGGGCCTCTATGACTCCCATATAG GTTGCAGACCCTACTCCATCCCTCCCTGTGAGCACCACGTGAATGGCTCCCGGCCCCCATGCTCAGGGGAAGGCGGGGACACCCCCAAGTGCAGCAAGATCTGTGAGCCAGGCTACAGCCCATCATACAAAGAAGACAAACACTTCG GATGTGACGCGTACAGCGTCCCCAGTGACGAGAAGGAGATCATGGCAGAGATCTACAAAAATGGCCCAGTGGAGGCAGCCTTCTCCGTGTATACAGACTTCCTGCTGTACAAGTCTG GAGTGTACCAGCATGTCTCTGGAGAAATGGTGGGAGGCCACGCAGTTCGCATCCTGGGCTGGGGAGTGGAGAATGGCACCCCCTACTGGCTGGTTGGCAATTCCTGGAACACCGACTGGGGTGACAATG GCTTCTTTAAAATCCTGAGAGGCCGGGATCATTGTGGAATCGAATCGGAAATTGTGGCTGGGGTCCCATGCACGGAGCACTACTCAGAAAGGATCTAA